A genomic stretch from Desulfohalobium retbaense DSM 5692 includes:
- the ltrA gene encoding group II intron reverse transcriptase/maturase — MLGQSFRELKREATPGVDGLTCAEYEDGLRERLKELHARVHRGSYRAQPSKRIHIPKPDGHKRPIGIAALEDKIVQHAVGKVLSAIYEEDFLGFSYGFRPRRGAHDALDALNVGLTHRKVSWVLDADIQGFFDTISHEWMIRFLEHRIADPRILRLVRKWLRVGVSEDGVWSQTSMGTPQGAVISPILGNIYLHYVLDQWVHHRRRHARGDIIIVRYADDYVLGFQYRHEAERFLTDLKARLDRFGLSLHPEKTRLIEFGRFATESRRKRGQGKPETFDFLGFTHMCGITRIRKRFLVRRKTVKKRLRAALKRVKTILRSRMHDPINDVGEWLQRVLLGYYRYHAVPGNLDAMRAFRDDLVRYWYKVLRRRGQKRRINWRGYGPIVKRWISRPRVMHPYPNERFYAKYPR; from the coding sequence ATGCTCGGCCAAAGTTTCCGCGAACTGAAGCGAGAAGCAACTCCGGGCGTTGATGGTCTCACCTGTGCAGAATATGAGGATGGCCTCCGCGAAAGGCTGAAAGAATTGCATGCGAGGGTGCATAGGGGTTCGTATCGAGCACAACCCTCAAAGCGAATCCATATTCCGAAACCCGATGGGCACAAACGTCCAATTGGGATCGCGGCGCTGGAAGACAAGATCGTACAGCACGCAGTTGGAAAGGTGCTTTCAGCTATCTACGAAGAGGATTTTCTCGGCTTTTCCTATGGGTTCCGGCCAAGGCGAGGGGCGCATGACGCCCTGGACGCCCTAAATGTCGGATTGACCCACAGGAAGGTGAGCTGGGTGCTTGATGCGGACATTCAGGGATTCTTTGATACCATCTCCCATGAATGGATGATCCGTTTCCTTGAGCACCGGATTGCCGATCCTCGGATACTTCGCTTGGTGCGCAAATGGCTCCGGGTTGGGGTATCGGAGGACGGTGTATGGTCCCAGACAAGTATGGGCACTCCCCAAGGAGCGGTGATCTCGCCGATTCTGGGGAACATCTATCTCCATTACGTCCTGGACCAATGGGTACACCACAGGCGAAGACACGCCCGTGGTGACATAATCATCGTGCGGTATGCCGATGATTATGTCTTGGGATTCCAGTACCGCCACGAAGCAGAGCGCTTCCTCACTGATCTCAAAGCACGACTAGATCGTTTCGGCCTGTCCCTGCATCCTGAAAAGACCCGGCTTATCGAATTCGGTCGATTTGCTACCGAGAGTCGGCGCAAACGGGGACAGGGCAAACCGGAGACATTCGATTTTCTGGGATTTACCCATATGTGTGGGATAACCAGGATACGAAAGAGGTTCCTCGTGCGCCGCAAGACGGTGAAGAAACGGCTACGGGCGGCACTGAAAAGGGTTAAGACGATTCTACGTAGCCGGATGCATGATCCCATCAACGACGTAGGTGAGTGGCTGCAGCGCGTTTTGCTCGGCTATTATAGATACCACGCTGTTCCGGGAAATCTTGATGCTATGAGAGCCTTCCGTGATGATCTCGTCCGCTATTGGTATAAGGTGCTACGGCGACGGGGCCAGAAGCGGCGAATCAACTGGAGGGGCTACGGTCCGATCGTGAAAAGGTGGATATCCAGACCCAGAGTCATGCATCCGTATCCAAACGAGCGTTTCTACGCTAAATACCCGAGGTAG
- the carA gene encoding glutamine-hydrolyzing carbamoyl-phosphate synthase small subunit, which yields MRAILALEDGTVFHGTSFTGDGEATGEVIFNTGMTGYQEILTDPSYHRQMVCMTYPHIGNYGINPEDIESDRIRVAAFIVKECCKEPSNWRATETLPNYLSRQGVMGIEGIDTRALTRHIRLNGAMRGVMTTTDDPATAVDKARAIPTMQGLNLAGDVSCRSPFFWTADGPVATDWDSLRWPTSGPKVAVYDFGVKYNILRELSCQGIQPLVVPADTPAARIRELGVDGVFLSNGPGDPEPVEQAIEAIRDLAQDTPIGGICLGHQLLALALGGRTYKLKFGHHGCNHPVQDSTTGVIEISSQNHGFCADVSMLEDITATHVNLNDQTLEGFRHRHKPLMAVQYHPEAAPGPNDAKPFFRRFAQMLTVQ from the coding sequence ATGCGCGCGATTTTAGCTTTGGAAGACGGCACCGTCTTTCACGGAACAAGTTTTACCGGCGACGGAGAGGCCACGGGGGAAGTCATCTTCAATACCGGCATGACCGGCTATCAGGAGATCCTGACCGACCCCTCCTATCACCGCCAGATGGTCTGCATGACCTACCCGCACATCGGGAACTACGGGATCAATCCGGAGGACATCGAATCCGACCGGATCCGGGTTGCAGCCTTCATAGTCAAGGAATGCTGCAAAGAACCCTCAAACTGGCGGGCCACCGAAACTCTGCCCAATTATCTTTCCCGGCAGGGAGTCATGGGCATCGAAGGGATCGACACCCGGGCCCTGACCCGCCATATCCGTCTCAATGGCGCCATGCGCGGCGTTATGACCACCACGGATGATCCAGCCACCGCCGTGGACAAGGCCCGGGCCATCCCGACCATGCAGGGGTTGAATCTGGCCGGCGACGTCAGTTGCCGGAGCCCGTTTTTCTGGACTGCCGACGGCCCGGTTGCAACCGACTGGGACTCCCTCCGTTGGCCCACTTCAGGTCCCAAGGTCGCCGTCTATGACTTTGGAGTAAAGTACAACATCCTCAGAGAACTGAGCTGCCAGGGGATACAGCCCCTTGTGGTCCCTGCGGACACCCCCGCGGCCCGAATCAGAGAACTCGGCGTTGACGGGGTTTTCCTCTCCAACGGCCCCGGCGATCCTGAGCCGGTGGAGCAGGCCATCGAGGCTATCCGGGACCTGGCTCAGGACACCCCCATCGGTGGCATCTGTCTGGGGCACCAGCTCCTGGCCCTGGCCCTGGGTGGACGCACCTACAAACTCAAATTCGGCCACCACGGCTGCAATCATCCGGTACAGGACAGCACCACCGGGGTGATTGAAATCTCCTCCCAAAACCACGGTTTTTGCGCCGATGTCTCCATGCTTGAAGACATCACCGCCACCCACGTCAATCTCAACGACCAGACCTTGGAAGGTTTCAGGCATCGGCACAAACCGCTGATGGCTGTGCAATACCACCCTGAAGCCGCTCCGGGGCCCAACGACGCCAAACCCTTCTTCCGGCGATTCGCGCAGATGCTCACGGTGCAATAA
- the kdsB gene encoding 3-deoxy-manno-octulosonate cytidylyltransferase → MTMPPRCIGIIPARYASSRFPGKPLAPVLGRPMFWHVYTRACRCPELSQVVLATDDERIVHSAQNEGVPVVMTRSDHPSGSDRVLEAAEHLGLDEEDILVNIQGDEPALDPSMLSDVVRPFTQSAVRVGTLVRAIAETEARDPNVVKAVTAPDGRALYFSRAPIPYPRDNVPAYLGHVGLYAYRLLSLKHFSSLGPSALEQKEHLEQLRFLEAGIPIHTVQTACRCHGVDCPDDIKRVERILKESQ, encoded by the coding sequence ATAACCATGCCGCCTCGTTGTATCGGAATCATCCCGGCCCGATACGCTTCCTCCCGCTTTCCGGGCAAACCCCTGGCCCCTGTCCTGGGGCGCCCCATGTTCTGGCATGTCTATACCCGGGCCTGCCGTTGCCCTGAATTGTCCCAGGTCGTCCTGGCCACGGATGACGAGCGTATCGTGCACAGCGCTCAGAACGAAGGAGTTCCCGTGGTCATGACCCGTTCCGACCACCCCAGCGGGTCTGATCGAGTCCTGGAGGCGGCCGAACATTTGGGGCTTGACGAAGAAGACATCCTGGTGAACATCCAGGGTGATGAACCGGCCTTGGACCCGTCCATGCTTTCCGATGTGGTCCGCCCTTTCACTCAATCGGCGGTCCGTGTCGGAACCCTGGTCCGAGCTATAGCGGAAACAGAGGCCCGGGATCCCAACGTGGTCAAAGCCGTGACCGCCCCGGACGGGCGAGCGTTATACTTTTCCCGGGCACCGATTCCCTATCCCCGGGACAACGTGCCAGCGTATCTCGGTCATGTCGGCCTGTACGCCTACCGTCTGCTCAGCCTGAAACATTTCAGCTCCCTGGGGCCCAGCGCCCTGGAACAAAAAGAACACCTGGAACAACTCCGTTTTCTGGAAGCCGGCATTCCGATCCATACGGTACAGACAGCCTGCCGCTGCCACGGCGTGGATTGCCCGGACGACATCAAGCGGGTGGAACGTATCTTGAAGGAGAGTCAATAA
- a CDS encoding 3-deoxy-D-manno-octulosonic acid transferase: MRDEAKRSTAWMIGYSILWFVALPFLALHRRLRCGWRQRLLLRAPRIRADVWIQAASVGEARLAQTLVSDLAPEQPLHILVTSCTKEGREILDSTQVPGPVVLHTAYFPFDLPLLMAKALERWRPRCVLLLETELWPGLLSQCRRKAIPAHIVNARMGRRTLPQYLALQKLWQSAAPAAVHPISDTDARRYATVFGSIASRTMSNIKFDTCLPANPLPFVHNPLARYFKAQSQLLVLGSLRREEEEDIELLLREVLEKRPRALIALFPRHLQRVGPWQGRLDSLGLPWILRSEMTEPPSPGTVIVWDRLGELEAAYALARAVFVGGSLAPLGGQNFLEALGQGVTPVIGPFWDNFSWVGSEICQTGLVFCATSRQEVTTEILQNMKRPPQREKIYARFKNYIVSRQGGTAYAQQLLLEMTTPATDTTKG, encoded by the coding sequence ATGCGAGATGAAGCCAAACGATCCACAGCCTGGATGATCGGATATTCCATACTCTGGTTCGTCGCTCTCCCCTTTTTGGCCCTCCACCGGCGTCTGCGCTGTGGCTGGCGGCAACGTTTGCTGCTTCGCGCTCCCCGCATTCGCGCCGATGTCTGGATCCAGGCCGCTTCCGTCGGCGAAGCCCGACTGGCTCAGACCCTGGTAAGCGACCTTGCCCCTGAGCAGCCGTTGCACATTCTGGTTACCAGCTGCACCAAAGAAGGGCGCGAGATTCTGGACTCGACCCAGGTTCCTGGCCCAGTGGTCCTGCACACCGCCTATTTTCCTTTTGACCTGCCACTACTGATGGCCAAGGCCCTCGAGCGCTGGCGCCCCCGCTGTGTGCTGCTTTTAGAGACCGAACTCTGGCCCGGTCTGTTGTCCCAGTGCCGCCGGAAAGCCATTCCGGCGCACATCGTGAACGCCCGTATGGGACGCCGAACCCTGCCCCAATATCTGGCGCTCCAAAAACTCTGGCAATCGGCTGCTCCCGCGGCAGTGCATCCCATTAGCGACACCGATGCCCGCCGCTATGCCACTGTGTTTGGCTCCATTGCTTCCCGGACCATGTCGAACATCAAGTTCGACACCTGTCTGCCCGCAAACCCGCTCCCGTTTGTCCACAATCCCCTGGCCCGGTATTTCAAAGCCCAATCCCAGCTTCTGGTCCTGGGATCGTTGCGCCGCGAGGAGGAGGAAGATATTGAACTGTTGCTGCGCGAGGTCCTGGAGAAACGACCGCGGGCGCTGATCGCCCTCTTCCCCCGGCACTTGCAGCGTGTCGGTCCCTGGCAGGGACGACTTGACTCCCTGGGGCTGCCATGGATCCTGCGTAGCGAGATGACCGAGCCCCCCTCCCCGGGGACGGTCATTGTGTGGGACCGCCTTGGGGAATTGGAAGCCGCCTACGCCCTGGCGCGAGCGGTCTTTGTCGGTGGCAGTCTGGCACCTTTGGGGGGACAGAACTTCCTGGAGGCACTGGGCCAGGGGGTCACCCCGGTCATCGGGCCGTTCTGGGACAATTTTTCCTGGGTTGGCTCTGAAATATGTCAGACCGGACTGGTCTTCTGCGCCACGTCACGGCAGGAAGTGACCACCGAAATTCTGCAGAACATGAAACGCCCGCCTCAGCGGGAAAAAATATATGCGCGGTTCAAGAACTATATCGTCTCCCGGCAAGGCGGCACCGCCTATGCCCAGCAATTGCTGCTGGAGATGACCACACCGGCGACGGACACAACAAAGGGATAA
- a CDS encoding D-alanine--D-alanine ligase family protein: MRILLIAGGWSNERDVSISGGKAIAAALRANGHEVHWFDPAQEFAELPTKARQSDFVFINLHGAPGEDGLIQAMLDRLGCPYQGSGPAGSLLALDKTATKTLYAQAGLATPAWELVTSCREENWQPALRFPLFIKPNQGGSSLGVQRVYSQKELHPQLSQQLQFSSAVLLEEAVTGKEVTCAVVGEQALPLVLIEPGDEAAFFDYHSKYTPEAAREICPAPLSETLTAAIQKAALEAHRILGLTGYSRTDFILANGTAFALETNTLPGMTPTSLLPQAAAARGQDFNGLLEELIQLGLKRFS; encoded by the coding sequence ATGCGTATCCTTTTGATAGCCGGGGGCTGGTCGAACGAGCGTGACGTCTCCATCAGCGGAGGCAAAGCCATCGCTGCGGCCCTGCGCGCCAACGGGCATGAAGTGCACTGGTTCGATCCCGCACAGGAATTCGCTGAGTTGCCCACAAAGGCACGCCAGAGCGATTTCGTGTTCATCAATCTCCACGGGGCGCCTGGTGAAGACGGCCTCATCCAGGCCATGCTGGATCGGCTCGGGTGCCCGTATCAAGGATCCGGTCCGGCCGGTTCCCTGCTGGCCCTGGACAAGACCGCAACCAAAACCTTATACGCCCAGGCCGGCCTTGCGACACCGGCGTGGGAACTGGTGACCTCCTGCCGAGAAGAGAATTGGCAGCCTGCCCTGCGTTTTCCGCTCTTTATCAAACCCAACCAGGGCGGCTCGAGTCTGGGCGTCCAACGCGTCTATTCCCAAAAGGAATTGCATCCCCAACTCTCCCAGCAGCTCCAGTTCAGTTCGGCCGTGCTTTTGGAAGAGGCTGTGACCGGCAAAGAGGTCACCTGTGCCGTGGTCGGCGAGCAGGCCTTGCCGTTGGTGCTCATTGAGCCGGGGGACGAAGCCGCCTTTTTCGATTACCACAGCAAATATACTCCAGAAGCCGCCCGGGAAATCTGCCCTGCCCCCCTGTCTGAGACCCTCACCGCCGCCATCCAGAAAGCGGCCCTGGAGGCCCATCGGATTTTAGGGCTTACCGGCTACAGCCGCACGGATTTCATTCTCGCCAACGGGACGGCCTTTGCGCTGGAGACCAACACCTTACCCGGCATGACCCCGACAAGCTTGCTCCCTCAGGCCGCCGCCGCCCGCGGACAAGATTTCAACGGCTTATTGGAGGAACTCATCCAGCTTGGCCTGAAACGGTTCTCGTGA
- a CDS encoding HDIG domain-containing metalloprotein, translating to MANYGTASIPYPGESRGDVPSFAACQRLWERYEMLDNIKAHSLVVSGIAVQLGQLARDRGWDVDQPCLQAAALLHDLGKTYTIRHGGNHCQVGAAWTMEATGNPAIAQGVMHHVHWPGPLDPERFFLPLAVLYADKRVRHEEIVSVRGRFDDILKRYGHTTRRCALIETSRTQALELEHQFSTAIGVDLNAYPFDSRGLVERA from the coding sequence ATGGCCAACTACGGCACTGCATCCATACCATATCCCGGAGAGTCCCGGGGCGACGTGCCGAGCTTTGCGGCTTGCCAGCGCCTTTGGGAGCGCTACGAAATGCTGGACAACATCAAGGCCCACAGCCTGGTCGTCTCCGGCATAGCTGTCCAACTCGGCCAACTCGCCCGGGACAGGGGATGGGATGTTGACCAGCCGTGCCTGCAAGCAGCAGCACTTTTGCATGATCTGGGCAAAACCTACACCATCCGGCATGGTGGCAATCACTGCCAGGTCGGCGCGGCCTGGACTATGGAAGCAACAGGCAATCCAGCAATCGCTCAGGGCGTCATGCACCATGTCCACTGGCCCGGGCCTTTGGATCCAGAACGCTTTTTTCTCCCCTTAGCCGTGCTCTATGCCGACAAACGTGTCCGGCACGAGGAAATCGTTTCCGTGCGCGGGCGATTTGATGATATCCTCAAACGCTACGGGCATACCACGAGGCGGTGCGCGCTGATTGAAACGTCACGCACCCAGGCCCTGGAACTTGAGCACCAATTCAGTACAGCCATTGGAGTGGATCTTAATGCGTATCCTTTTGATAGCCGGGGGCTGGTCGAACGAGCGTGA
- the hypD gene encoding hydrogenase formation protein HypD encodes MEYLLKQFHDPQLCQALVRDLQQRIGDGFRFMEVCGTHTVSIFQSGLRSLLPDNLTHLSGPGCPVCVTHEREVAAFLDLARQPGVVVATFGDLLRVPGPEGRSLKAAQAEGAQVEVVYSPFDALQLAQDRPGKHIVFLGIGFETTAPTVAATLKTAKRDALSNFSVLSLHKLVPPALQALMDDTACAIDGFLLPGHVSAVIGTQPYAFVAEKYRTPGAVAGFEPVDILAGLQELLRQREAGEPSIANVYPRVVGDQGNAKAMALMEEVFAPCDTLWRGLGELPGSGLEIRSAFADHDARQVLGIEWPEVPPLPGCRCGDVLKGKLSPEQCPLFGTRCTPATAVGPCMVSTEGSCAAYYKYRL; translated from the coding sequence GTGGAGTACTTGTTGAAACAATTTCACGATCCCCAATTGTGCCAAGCGCTTGTACGGGATCTTCAGCAACGGATCGGAGATGGTTTCCGGTTCATGGAAGTGTGCGGCACGCATACGGTGAGTATTTTTCAAAGCGGCCTTCGCTCTTTGCTCCCCGACAACTTGACCCATTTGTCCGGGCCGGGGTGTCCCGTGTGTGTAACCCACGAACGCGAAGTGGCGGCTTTTTTGGATCTCGCCAGACAGCCCGGTGTCGTTGTGGCCACATTTGGGGATCTGCTTCGCGTTCCCGGTCCTGAGGGTCGCAGTCTGAAGGCCGCTCAAGCCGAAGGGGCGCAGGTCGAGGTCGTGTATTCGCCGTTTGACGCTTTGCAACTGGCCCAGGACCGACCCGGGAAACATATCGTTTTTTTGGGAATCGGGTTTGAAACGACCGCTCCGACTGTGGCCGCCACATTGAAGACCGCCAAACGTGACGCTCTGTCCAATTTCAGTGTCCTGAGCCTGCACAAACTGGTCCCTCCGGCCCTGCAGGCCTTGATGGACGACACGGCCTGCGCCATTGACGGCTTTTTGCTCCCAGGGCATGTCTCCGCGGTGATCGGGACGCAACCGTATGCCTTTGTGGCCGAAAAATACAGGACGCCCGGAGCGGTGGCTGGATTTGAACCGGTGGATATCCTCGCCGGACTTCAGGAACTTTTGCGTCAACGTGAAGCCGGTGAGCCCAGTATCGCCAATGTCTATCCTCGAGTGGTGGGCGACCAGGGCAATGCGAAAGCGATGGCCCTGATGGAGGAGGTCTTCGCGCCCTGCGACACCCTGTGGCGGGGTCTTGGCGAACTGCCGGGCAGCGGTTTGGAGATCCGCTCTGCGTTCGCGGACCACGACGCCCGTCAGGTGTTGGGCATTGAATGGCCCGAGGTTCCGCCTTTGCCGGGGTGCCGTTGCGGGGACGTGCTCAAAGGCAAGCTGAGTCCGGAGCAATGCCCCTTGTTCGGGACCCGGTGTACTCCTGCCACTGCTGTGGGACCGTGCATGGTCTCCACCGAGGGCAGTTGCGCCGCCTACTACAAATACCGTCTGTAA
- the hypE gene encoding hydrogenase expression/formation protein HypE, whose protein sequence is MSFPDTVLLDYGSGGKASQRLISELFLKHFDNATLNRLDDAAMLDLSGPLAVSTDSFTVDPLFFPGGDIGSLAIHGTVNDVAMLGARPMYLSCAMIVEEGLPFSTLEAVVRSMAEASRHAGAQIVTGDTKVVPKGAVDKLFINTTGLGLVQTASPPQGDRARPGDAILLTGTMGDHGLTILSQRQGLEFETPVQSDSAALNHMLLDLVESVGEVHVLRDPTRGGLATTLNEIALQSNLGFVIEEKAVPVSDAVRSGCSFLGLDPLYLANEGKAICIVPEDRLDAALACLRSHDEGRQACRVGTVTEDHPGKVVLQTPIGGKRLLDMLEGEQLPRIC, encoded by the coding sequence ATGTCCTTTCCAGATACTGTGCTCCTTGATTACGGCAGCGGGGGCAAAGCCTCCCAGCGGCTTATCAGCGAACTTTTTTTGAAACATTTTGACAATGCCACCCTCAACCGGCTGGATGACGCGGCAATGCTGGACCTCAGCGGACCGCTTGCCGTGAGTACCGACAGTTTTACCGTGGACCCGTTGTTCTTTCCTGGTGGTGATATCGGCTCTCTTGCCATCCACGGCACGGTCAATGACGTGGCCATGCTCGGGGCGCGGCCGATGTATCTCAGTTGCGCGATGATCGTGGAAGAGGGATTGCCGTTTTCCACTTTGGAAGCCGTGGTTCGGTCTATGGCTGAAGCGTCCCGACATGCCGGGGCCCAGATCGTTACCGGGGACACCAAGGTCGTCCCCAAAGGGGCTGTGGATAAGCTTTTTATCAATACGACCGGGTTGGGACTGGTCCAGACGGCTTCCCCGCCCCAGGGCGACAGGGCCCGCCCAGGCGACGCGATCCTGCTGACCGGGACAATGGGTGACCACGGTCTGACGATTTTAAGCCAGCGCCAGGGACTGGAATTCGAGACTCCGGTGCAAAGCGATAGCGCCGCACTCAATCATATGCTGCTTGATCTGGTTGAATCGGTGGGAGAAGTCCATGTCTTGCGCGACCCGACGCGCGGCGGCCTGGCGACCACACTCAACGAGATCGCACTCCAATCCAATCTGGGATTCGTGATAGAGGAAAAGGCGGTTCCGGTCTCGGATGCGGTGCGTTCCGGTTGCTCGTTTCTGGGACTTGACCCCTTGTATCTGGCCAATGAGGGCAAGGCCATCTGCATTGTCCCTGAAGATCGCTTGGATGCGGCCTTGGCTTGCCTTCGCTCCCACGACGAAGGCCGCCAGGCCTGCCGAGTCGGCACGGTGACCGAAGACCATCCTGGAAAGGTGGTCTTGCAGACCCCGATCGGCGGCAAACGCTTGCTGGATATGCTTGAAGGAGAGCAATTACCGAGGATTTGCTGA
- the ispH gene encoding 4-hydroxy-3-methylbut-2-enyl diphosphate reductase produces the protein MTEVLRAETAGFCMGVDLALRKLNSQVEAKDTSPIFTFGPIIHNPQVLAHYAARGVTESESPSTIPAQSRAVIRAHGIPRLLEDQLRSKGVTLVDATCPKVKKAQLLIEKQTKQGRHLLLFGESDHPEVKGLLSYADAEALVFDSLLQLQGKDLAPEKRYFLASQTTQDREEFRTIRDYLLEHVDASMPIFDTICDATRERQVEAKRIAKQVDYMIVVGGLTSGNTRRLAQVITAQGTPCAHIEQADELPLPALTGVQRIGLTAGASTPKYIIDAVENRLREL, from the coding sequence ATGACTGAAGTACTCCGCGCTGAAACAGCCGGTTTCTGCATGGGGGTCGATTTGGCCCTGCGCAAACTCAATTCCCAAGTCGAAGCCAAGGACACGAGCCCTATCTTCACCTTCGGTCCCATTATCCACAATCCGCAGGTCCTGGCCCATTATGCGGCCCGTGGAGTGACCGAATCCGAATCCCCGAGCACCATCCCGGCCCAGAGCCGAGCGGTCATCAGGGCCCACGGCATTCCCCGCTTGCTGGAGGACCAATTGCGCTCCAAGGGAGTCACTCTGGTCGATGCCACCTGTCCCAAGGTCAAAAAGGCCCAACTGCTGATCGAAAAACAGACCAAACAGGGGCGGCATCTTCTCTTGTTTGGCGAAAGCGATCATCCTGAAGTCAAAGGGTTGCTCAGTTACGCCGACGCGGAGGCCCTGGTCTTCGACTCCCTGCTCCAACTCCAGGGCAAGGACCTCGCTCCGGAAAAGCGCTATTTCCTCGCCTCCCAGACCACGCAGGACAGGGAGGAATTTCGGACCATCCGCGACTACCTGCTGGAACATGTCGATGCCTCCATGCCCATTTTCGACACCATCTGCGATGCGACACGCGAGCGGCAGGTGGAGGCCAAGCGGATCGCCAAACAGGTTGATTACATGATCGTCGTCGGGGGCTTGACCAGCGGCAACACCCGCCGCCTCGCTCAGGTCATCACCGCGCAGGGGACCCCCTGTGCCCATATCGAACAGGCCGATGAACTCCCGCTGCCTGCCCTGACTGGCGTCCAGCGCATCGGACTTACTGCCGGCGCCTCCACCCCCAAATATATCATCGACGCCGTGGAAAACCGTTTGCGGGAACTCTAG
- a CDS encoding tRNA dihydrouridine synthase, translated as MTNVSATGPSPLPFGPQAPWLAPLAGFTDLPFRLLCRENGARVAHTEMISVKGLIYNSQGTWDLLATAPADTPLVVQLFGADPDCFAQPVRWLTERGFHWIDLNAGCPVRKVIKTGAGAALMEDPQRLVRIMQTIGRAAPVQAGVKLRLPADGSTDGLLRLRDTLARAGVSWITLHPRTARQGYGGLAQWSALSRMAESSPVPIVASGDLWNAQAARRCFEQTGVDGIMFARGALHNPRIFKADLATGAEEDPCTDTASIAALVRRHGQLCRRYDPSRSMLLKMRSFIPRYVKGFPGAKQARKGIIACQDWEAFEQYADQLEEALAGQ; from the coding sequence ATGACAAACGTTTCTGCGACGGGGCCCTCCCCGCTCCCCTTCGGGCCCCAGGCTCCGTGGCTGGCGCCGTTGGCCGGATTCACCGACCTGCCGTTTCGGCTCCTGTGCCGTGAAAACGGTGCTCGTGTGGCCCACACAGAAATGATCAGCGTCAAAGGGCTGATATACAACAGTCAGGGCACCTGGGACCTCCTGGCTACCGCCCCCGCCGACACGCCCCTGGTGGTCCAATTGTTCGGTGCAGATCCCGACTGTTTTGCGCAGCCGGTGCGCTGGCTCACTGAACGGGGATTTCACTGGATCGACCTCAATGCGGGATGTCCGGTGCGCAAGGTGATCAAGACCGGGGCCGGCGCCGCGCTTATGGAAGACCCGCAGCGCCTTGTACGCATCATGCAGACCATTGGCAGGGCCGCCCCGGTGCAGGCCGGGGTCAAACTCCGCCTCCCAGCGGACGGTAGCACAGACGGGTTACTCCGGTTACGCGACACTCTCGCACGTGCCGGGGTCAGTTGGATCACCTTGCACCCGCGCACGGCCAGACAGGGATATGGAGGATTGGCGCAGTGGAGTGCCTTGTCGCGAATGGCCGAGTCCAGCCCGGTACCCATCGTGGCCAGCGGCGATCTGTGGAACGCGCAAGCGGCCCGGCGATGCTTTGAGCAAACCGGTGTGGATGGGATCATGTTCGCCCGTGGCGCCCTGCACAATCCCCGGATCTTCAAAGCTGACCTCGCGACTGGAGCCGAGGAAGATCCCTGTACCGACACGGCTTCAATAGCCGCTCTGGTTCGACGACACGGCCAATTGTGCCGCCGCTATGATCCCAGCCGGAGCATGCTGCTGAAGATGCGCTCATTTATCCCGCGCTACGTCAAGGGATTTCCCGGCGCCAAACAGGCCCGGAAGGGAATTATCGCCTGCCAGGATTGGGAGGCCTTTGAACAATATGCCGATCAACTTGAAGAGGCCTTGGCCGGACAATGA
- a CDS encoding tRNA lysidine(34) synthetase: MLDRKKLSYVQKSCIGKAGKLMHSAGMLWPGARLGIAFSGGVDSWALLKILSIYRKRLPFPIEMLALHINPGFEPENHFPLADWLHKHGIPGHLECLDIGPRAHTAENRTNSPCFWCSLQRRKRLFQLCQDYNLTHLAFGHTSDDLVNTFFMNLTTNGRIEGMYPKESFFQGTLEVIRPLLWIDKFQIERAARAWELPVVPNPCPSAQNSRRGEVQQWLETLWGQDKRIRKNIVSALRRWQNFEP; encoded by the coding sequence ATGTTGGATCGCAAAAAACTGAGCTACGTCCAGAAATCATGCATCGGCAAGGCCGGGAAACTCATGCACTCGGCTGGCATGCTCTGGCCGGGGGCCCGGTTGGGCATCGCTTTCTCCGGCGGGGTCGACAGCTGGGCCCTCTTGAAAATATTAAGCATTTACCGCAAGCGACTCCCCTTTCCCATTGAAATGCTGGCCCTGCATATCAATCCTGGTTTTGAACCTGAGAACCATTTCCCACTGGCCGACTGGCTCCACAAGCACGGGATCCCCGGCCATCTGGAATGCCTGGACATCGGCCCTCGGGCCCACACTGCCGAAAATCGGACCAATTCGCCCTGCTTTTGGTGCAGCCTGCAACGCCGCAAGCGACTGTTTCAACTCTGCCAGGACTACAACCTCACCCACCTGGCTTTTGGCCACACCAGCGACGACCTGGTTAACACCTTTTTCATGAATCTGACCACCAACGGGCGCATTGAGGGTATGTACCCGAAAGAATCCTTCTTCCAGGGAACATTAGAAGTCATCCGCCCCCTGCTGTGGATCGATAAATTTCAGATCGAACGCGCCGCCCGGGCCTGGGAACTCCCTGTTGTGCCCAATCCCTGCCCATCGGCCCAGAACAGCCGGCGCGGTGAAGTGCAACAATGGCTTGAGACCCTGTGGGGGCAGGACAAACGGATTCGGAAAAATATTGTCAGCGCCCTGCGACGGTGGCAAAATTTCGAACCGTGA